The following proteins are co-located in the Styela clava chromosome 15, kaStyClav1.hap1.2, whole genome shotgun sequence genome:
- the LOC120334102 gene encoding arginine--tRNA ligase, cytoplasmic-like, producing MAENCGDMEAVIKSQEEVVDSLRKEMEQLEEGTYDFKGDELNSEKIKELTTANTKLQYQKGHLQMNLDAELARSDVNKCMPNISAGLGAMFQIAILKAVPDVSDPPVAITPSQNEKFGDYQCNSAMGIVGLLKAEGQKVSPRDIAAKIIENLPENHLIKSVDIAGPGFINIRIKEDFLMQAIANVVLVGASPPPLQKQKRVIIDYSSPNIAKEMHVGHLRSTIIGDSISRLFEFLGHDVLRLNHVGDWGTQFGMLIAHLTDKFPNFKTESPPIGDLQAFYKESKKRFDEDEEFKKRAYKAVVKLQGKEKDYIQAWNLICDESRKEFQKVYDRLQIQNLKERGESFYQDMMLDVVKELNEKGLLKVEDGRTLMFPPNCSIPLTIVKSDGGFTYDTSDMAAIRQRINDEKGDILIYVTDSGQGTHFQTIYAGAQMAGWYNPKEKVVRHVGFGVVLGEDRKKFKTRSGETVRLIDLLDEGLKRSRDKLVAKERHLVLSKEELLAAEKAVAYGCVKYADLSHNYVNDYVFSFDKMLDDRGNTAAYLLYAYTRIRSIRRNADVTKDSLLTTAKESGGVHMDHPKEFKLAKCICRFTEVLQRVSEDLAPHTLCDYVYELSTTFTEFYDSCYCIEKDRKTGEIIKINKNRLLLCEATAEIMDRCFHILGLTPVEKM from the coding sequence ATGGCTGAGAATTGTGGCGACATGGAGGCTGTGATAAAATCTCAGGAAGAAGTTGTCGATTCTCTCAGGAAAGAAATGGAACAACTTGAGGAGGGAACCTATGATTTCAAAGGCGATGAGCTCaatagtgaaaaaataaaagaattaacAACAGCAAATACAAAATTACAATATCAAAAAGGTCATCTTCAAATGAATTTGGATGCTGAATTAGCTCGCAGTGATGTCAATAAATGTATGCCAAATATCAGTGCTGGTTTGGGTGCTATGTTCCAAATCGCAATTCTCAAAGCTGTACCTGATGTATCTGATCCTCCTGTAGCAATTACTCCAAGTCAGAATGAAAAGTTTGGAGATTATCAATGCAATAGCGCAATGGGAATTGTTGGTTTATTAAAAGCTGAAGGACAAAAGGTTTCGCCAAGAGATATTGCGGCAAAAATTATCGAAAATCTTCCTGAAAATCATCTAATTAAATCTGTCGATATTGCTGGTCCTGGATTCATAAATATTCGCATTAAAGAAGATTTCTTGATGCAAGCAATTGCTAATGTTGTATTGGTAGGAGCGTCTCCTCCACCTTTGCAAAAGCAGAAGAGAGTTATTATTGATTACTCATCTCCGAATATTGCGAAGGAAATGCATGTTGGCCATCTACGTTCAACAATCATTGGCGACAGTATCAGTCGATTATTTGAATTTCTTGGACATGACGTTTTGAGGCTGAACCATGTTGGTGATTGGGGAACGCAATTTGGAATGTTAATTGCACATTTGACGGACAAATTTCCGAATTTTAAAACGGAGTCGCCACCTATTGGAGACTTGCAAGCTTTTTATAAAGAGTCGAAAAAACGATTTGATGAAGATGAAGAGTTTAAAAAAAGGGCGTATAAAGCCGTCGTCAAATTACAAGGAAAAGAAAAAGATTATATACAAGCTTGGAATCTTATTTGTGACGAATCAAGGAAGGAGTTTCAAAAAGTTTACGACAGACTGcagattcaaaatttgaagGAACGAGGAGAATCTTTTTATCAGGATATGATGCTCGATGTGGTAAAAGAATTGAACGAAAAAGGTCTTTTGAAAGTGGAAGACGGCAGAACGCTAATGTTTCCACCAAACTGCTCAATTCCTTTAACGATTGTTAAATCTGATGGAGGGTTCACTTATGACACAAGTGACATGGCTGCAATCAGACAAAGAATTAACGATGAGAAAGGTGACATTCTTATTTATGTCACAGATTCTGGACAAGGAACACATTTTCAAACCATTTACGCCGGTGCACAAATGGCTGGTTGGTATAACCCGAAAGAAAAAGTTGTTCGACATGTTGGATTTGGTGTTGTGTTGGGTGAagatagaaaaaaattcaaaacccgTTCTGGGGAAACTGTACGACTCATTGATCTGCTTGATGAAGGTTTAAAACGTTCCAGAGATAAATTAGTTGCCAAAGAAAGACATCTTGTACTCTCTAAAGAAGAGCTTCTCGCAGCAGAAAAGGCGGTCGCTTATGGTTGCGTCAAGTATGCAGATTTGAGCCACAATTACGTCAATGATTACGTGTTTTCATTCGACAAGATGTTAGATGACAGGGGCAACACTGCTGCTTATCTCCTTTACGCTTACACAAGGATAAGATCAATCAGAAGGAACGCTGATGTGACGAAAGACAGTTTGTTAACCACAGCAAAAGAATCTGGTGGAGTGCATATGGATCACCCGAAGGAATTCAAGCTTGCCAAATGCATCTGCAGATTCACAGAAGTTCTGCAGAGAGTAAGTGAAGATTTGGCACCACACACATTATGCGATTACGTCTACGAGCTGTCGACAACTTTCACAGAATTTTACGATTCATGCTATTGCATAGAGAAAGATAGAAAAACAGGAGAAATCATTAAAATCAACAAAAATCGTTTGCTTCTCTGCGAAGCCACTGCAGAAATAATGGACAGATGTTTTCATATATTGGGCTTGACTCCAGTTGAGAAGATGTAA
- the LOC120334348 gene encoding dehydrogenase/reductase SDR family member 1-like, whose amino-acid sequence MFEKLVLTLKMYRKPSGITDLRGKICLVTGGSRGIGKGIAIQLAYHGATCYVSGRNMETLEKLNKEVESMGGSGKCIPVQCDHENDSEVKSVFERIDRENDGKLDLLVNNAYSAVKYIFENLQKKFWEQSPDAWDKINNVGLRNHYRCAVYASKMMIEKRQGLIINVSSPGGMRYFLSVPYGVGKCAKDRMAKDCAIELRKYKVAFISLWPGLVKTEELTSIKEEGPFSSRYGRFYDSSESTTYVGKTVAALLSEPHAEVMTRSGKVVLTRDVGTKHGLTDERGIVPNSMFQLNLMLYLSGYKKLANFIPDFVQIPSSIIMTLQAYRDT is encoded by the exons ATGTTTGAAAAATTAGTATTAACATTAAAAATGTATAGAAAACCTTCTGGAATAACTGATTTAAGGGGCAAAATATGTTTAGTAACCGGTGGCTCTCGGGGAATAGGAAAAGGCATTGCAATCCAGTTAGCATATCATGGTGCAACATGCTATGTTTCAGGACGAAATATGGAAACTTTGGAAAAACTCAATAAAGAG GTTGAGAGTATGGGAGGAAGTGGCAAGTGTATCCCAGTGCAATGCGATCATGAAAacgactcagaagtaaaaagtGTGTTCGAGAGAATTGATAGAGAAAACGATGGAAAACTCGATCTTCTCGTTAACAATGCTTATTCAGCAGTCAAG tatatttttgaaaacctTCAAAAGAAGTTTTGGGAACAATCACCCGACGCATGGGACAAAATCAATAATGTTGGACTCAG GAATCATTATAGATGTGCGGTCTACGCATCGAAGATGATGATCGAAAAACGCCAAGGTTTGATCATCAATGTCTCATCCCCTGGAGGAATGCGATACTTCCTCTCTGTCCCGTATGGGGTGGGAAAATGTGCG AAAGATAGGATGGCAAAAGATTGTGCCATTGAGCTGCGAAAATACAAAGTTGCTTTTATATCACTATGGCCGGGTCTCGTGAAAACCGAAGAATTAACTAGTATAAAAGAAGAGGGCCCGTTCTCCAGTAGA TACGGGAGATTTTATGATTCCAGTGAATCCACGACGTATGTGGGAAAGACGGTTGCTGCACTATTGTCAG AACCCCATGCAGAAGTCATGACGAGAAGCGGTAAAGTTGTTCTCACACGAGATGTTGGCACAAAGCACGGATTAACAGACGAGAGGG GTATTGTTCCGAATAGTATGTTTCAGTTAAATCTCATGCTCTACCTATCCGGGTACAAGAAACTTGCAAATTTTATTCCGGATTTTGTTCAAATTCCGTCTTCAATTATCATGACGCTTCAAGCTTATAGGGATACATAA